The DNA sequence CTGATATACAATCATCTAGCCGTATACATTCGAGGGGGCGCCCAGATGACCCGTACAGTGATCGATCTCGACGACGCGACGCTCGCCCTCGCACAACGACAACTCGGCACCAAGACCAAACGGGAGACCATCAACCGAGCCCTCGCTATCGCCGCCGGCACCAGCGCCGACGACCGCGCCCGGGGGCTCGCCTGGCTGCGGGACAACGCCGAGCACATCCTCGACTTCGAGGTCCTGGAAGAGAACGAACGCGCCGGTCGATGAGCTATCTGGCCGACACGTCCGCCGTCTGGCGACTTCTGCGGGGACAAATCGGGGAACCGTGGTCACGCTACGTCGCGCAGGGACTGGTTGCGATCTGTCCAGCGGTGGAGGCGGAACTCATGTCGTCGGTCCGGACGGAGCGGGACTACGAACCGTTCTTCGCCGTGCTTCGACAAGCCTTCAGCTGGTGTCCTACGCTTGACGACCCGTGGCGCCAGATTCTCGCGGTGCAACGTGACCTCGTTCGGATCGGCCATCACCGGGGTCCGTCGCCGATGGACATCCTGATCGCGTTGACGGCACAGGAACAGCGGCTGACACTGCTGCACGTCGACGCCGACTTCGACTCGATCGCCAAGGTCCGGCCCGGCCTTCCCATGATCCGCATCGACCAGACGGTGCCCGACTGATCGATCCAGCCGTTCCGCGCCGGCTCAGCCGCCGGAGTCGTCGAGTTCGGCACCGGCCGGAACGGCGTCGCTGTCCCGGTCGGCGAGCCAGCCGTCGGGCAGGTGCACCCTGCCCGGCGAGTTCGTCCGCCCGCGCGGCTGGCCGAGCACCGTGGTCGGAAACGGCTCGGTCGGGTCGAGCCGACCGAGCAGGTCGTCGAGTTCGGCCAGGCTGGAGATCATCGCCAGCGAGCGGCGCAGGTCCGAACCGACCGAGAAACCCTTGAGATACCAGGCCACGTGCTTGCGGAAGTCGGTGCAGCCGTCGCGCTCCGGCTCCCACCGGCCGCCGAACCATTCGACCAGGAGTTCGGCGTGCCGGCGCATGACCGTCGCCACCTGCCCGAGGTCGGGCAGCACCGGCTTCGTCACCGGTGTGCCGCCGGGCATCTCGCCCGCCACGCGCCGGGCGTCGAACGCCGCCTCCAGGTCGGCGAAGAGCCACGGCCGGCCCAGGCAGCCCCGGCCGACGACCACGCCGTCGACGCCGGTGTGGTCGACCATCCGCAGCGCGTCGTCGGCCTCCCAGATGTCGCCGTTGCCGAGCACCGGCACGTCCAGGGCCTGCTTCAACGTGGCGATCGCGTCCCAGTCGGCCGTACCCGAGTAGCGCTGCGCGGCGGTCCGGCCGTGCAGCGCGACGGCGGCCACCCCGGCGTCCTGGGCGGCGAGCCCCGCCTCGACGTACGTCAGATGGTCGTCGTCGATGCCCTTGCGCATCTTGACGGTGACCGGGATCCCGGCCGGCGCCGCCGCCGCCACCGCGCCGCGCACGATCCGGGCGAAGAGCCGGTGCCGCCACGGCAGTGCCGCGCCACCGCCCCGCCGGGTGACCTTCGGCACCGGGCAGCCGAAGTTGAGGTCGACGTGGTCGGCGAGGTCCCGTTCGACCACCATCCGCACGGCCGCCGCGGTGATCTCCGGGTCGGTGCCGTAGAGCTGGAGGCTGCGCGGGCGCTCGTCGGGCGCGAAGGCGATCATCCGCAGCGTCTTCGGGTTCTTCTCGACCAGCGCCCGCGTGGTGATCATCTCGCAGACGTAGATCCCACCGCCCTGCTCGCGGCAGAGCCGGCGGAACGCCACGTTGGTGATGCCGGCCATCGGCGCCAGCACGACCGGCGGCCACACCTCGTGTGGGCCGAGGGTCAGCGGGCGGACGGCGGCGGGGGCGGTCGTGGTCACCGTACGAGGATTCCACGTCCCGCGCCCGACGCCGAACCGGGCCGCCGCGGGTCAGCCGGTCCGCCGCCGCCCGGGGCAGGGTGGTCCGCCGCCCGGGGGGGCAGGGTGGTCCGCCGCCCGGCGGGGCAGGGTGGCGGCGCCGCCCGGGGCGATCCCGGCGCCCGCCCAGCGGCCGAGGCCATGTCACTGTCGCGGCCCACAGTGAATTCGCTGTGCTCACACTGAATTCGCTGTGGGCCGCACGACCATCACACTCTTGCCGGCGGCGACGACGGCGGCACGGACCCGCCGTCGACCCCGGACCACTGGCGGCACGGACCGCCGTCGCGACCCGGGCCGCCGCGAGTCAGCAGCCGGGGAGGCGCTCGAGCAGGTAGCGCTCGACCTGGTCCAGTGACACCCGCTCCTGCGTCATCGTGTCCCGGTCGCGGATCGTGACCGCGTTGTCGTCGAGCGTCTCGAAGTCGACGGTGACGCAGAACGGGGTGCCGATCTCGTCCTGCCGGCGGTAGCGGCGACCGATCGCCTGCGAGTCGTCGAACTCCACCACCCAGCGCTTGCGCAGCGTCGCGCTGAGGTCGCGGGCCTTCGGCGAGAGGTCGGGGTTGCGCGACAGCGGCAGTACGGCGACCTTGACCGGCGCCAGCCGGGGGTCGAACCGCATCACGGTCCGCTTGTCGACGCCGCCCTTGGTGTTCGGCGCCTCGTCCTCGTCGTACGCCTCGAGCAGGAACGCCAGCACGGCCCGGGTAAGGCCGGCGGCCGGCTCGATGACGTACGGCACCCAGCGCTCCTGCTTCTCCTGGTCGAAGTACGACAGGTCGACGCCGGAGTGCTTGCTGTGCGTGGTGAGGTCGAAGTCGGTGCGGTTGGCGATGCCCTCCAACTCGGAGAACTCGGTGCCGCCGAACAGGAAGCGGTATTCGATGTCGACGGTCCGCTTCGAGTAGTGCGACAGCTTTTCCTTCGGGTGCTCGTAGAACCGCAGGTTCGACTCGCTCAGCCCGAGGTCGATGTACCAGTTCCAGCGCTCCTGGAGCCAGTATTCGTGCCACTGCTCGTCGGACCCGGGCTCGACGAAGAACTCCATCTCCATCTGCTCGAATTCGCGGGTCCGGAAGATGAAGTTGCCCGGCGTGATCTCGTTGCGGAACGACTTGCCGACCTGGGCGATGCCGAACGGCGGCTTCTTACGGGCCGCGGTGGCGACGTTGTTGTAGTTGACGAAGATGCCCTGCGCGGTCTCCGGCCGGAGGTAGTGCAGGCCCTCCTCGCTCTCCACCGGACCGAGGTAGGTCTTCATCAGCCCGTTGAACATGCGCGGCTCGGTGAAGGTGCCCTTGTTGCCACAGTTCGGGCAGTTCAGTTCGGCGAGCCCGGCCGGCGGCCGGCCCTGCTTGGCCTCGTACGCCTCTTCGAGGTGGTCGGCCCGGAACCGCTTGTGGCAGGACTGGCACTCGGTCAGCGGGTCGACGAACGCGTCGAGGTGCCCGGAGGCGGCCCACACGTCGCGGGACAGGATCACCGCCGAGTCGAGCCCGACGATGTCGTCACGCTGCTGGACCATCGTCCGCCACCACTGCCGGCGGACGTTCTCCTTCAGTTCGACACCGAGCGGGCCGTAGTCCCACGCCGATCGGGTGCCTCCGTAGATCTCGCTGGAGGGAAAGACGAAACCCCGGCGCTTGGCGAGGCTGACAATGGCGTCGATACGGTCGGCTGGCATGGTTCCTCCTACGCCGGCTGGCGGCCGGCGGGGACGTGGCACGACGAGGTGCGTGGCTGTTCTGTCCGGGGCGACGGTTCCGTTGAGGCAACGGATCTGCCGGTGCCGTGGTTATCGCCGCGGCCCACCGAGATTACGCGCCGACGCCGCAGACCTCGAATTCGCCTGTGCCGGTGTTCTGCGCCAACGACACCCACACCCGGCCGCTGCCGCCGGCCTCGTACGTCACGTCGACCGGCACTTCGAGTTCGTCGGTGAGCTCCAGGTCGCCGACCTGGTAGTTGGTCAGCTTCGGTTCGGTGGCCAGCCGGTTACGGAACCGCAGCATCGACTCCCGGTCCTGTTCCCGCTCGCACAACAGCCGGTAGGCGCGGTCGTAGTCCCCGTCGGTCACCGCGTCGAAGTAGTCGCCGACGACGGCGGTGGCCTGCTCGTTGAGCGCCTGCGTGCCGCTGACCGCCATCCCGACGAACGCCACCGCGCCGCCGCCGCAGCACAGTGCCACGGCGAGCGCGGCGGCACCGAGTCCCCACCACAGCCGGGCCGTCCGCCCCTCGGTCGGCGGTGCGGCGAACGGCGGCAGGACACCGGGTCCGGCCGGCACCGTCCCGCCGGGCGGCGCCGTCAAACCACCATGACCAGCAGGTACGGCGTACGGCGGCGGCGGGCCCGCCGGTCCGGGAGTGGTCATGACAGCAAGGGTAATGCCCGTGCGCGCCCCCGGTGCGGCACGGCCACCGCCGCTGACGGTCAGCAAGCGCGAGGAGCGCAGCGCAGCGAAGCACCGCAGCGCGCCGCGAAGACCAGCACAGCAAGCGCGAGGAGCGCAGCGCAGCGAAGCACCACAGCGCGCCGCGCCGGCGATCAGCGTCCCGGGTTCACGGCCCGGTCGCTGGTGCCGACCACGACCTCGCCCCCCGGCTCGGCGGTGGCCAGCGACTCGTAGGCCGACGGCTCGTCGACCGACTCGGCGAGCAGCGGGATCGCTGTGATCTTGACGTCGAAGTCGCCGAGGGCCCGGCGGTACGCCCCGACCGACTCCCACTGCGTGACGAGGCTCCAGTACCGGGGGTCGTCGAGCGCGCGGACAAGTTCGCCGCGGCGGTATCCGGGCCGGCGGGCCAGGGCGGCCAGGGCGGCGTGGGCCCGGTCGGCGAACGTCTCGGCGCCGTCCTCGTCGACGACGAAGCGGTTCAGCACCAGCACGATGTCAGCCTCCTCGTAGCATGTGTCGGATGCAGCCTACGCACCGTGGCGTGCCCGCCCGCCTCGCCCGGATCAACCCGACGGCGGCCTTCCTGGCGGCGCTGGCTCTCGTTCTGGTCGGGCTTCTCGCGCCGGGCATCATCGGTGGCGGCATCCTGCTGGTGCTGGCCGCCGCCCTGGTGGCCCTGATGGCGCTGACCTGGCCGGTCCAGCCCCCGGCCACCCGCGTACTCCGCCTGGCCGTCATCGCCCTCGTCCTGGCCGCCGCGTTCCTGAAGATCCTCTGACCCTGGTGATCCGCGTGATCAGGGAATGAGTCGCGCGTGTCGTCGGCGCGCCGGCCGGCAGGCTCCCTGATCACGACGATCAAGGATCACGACGATCAAGGACGGGCCGGGCGCCCGTATGCACCCATGCGTTTTTGACAATCATTCTCATTGTCGTGAGAGTTGGGGCATGTTTGAACGCTCCACCCCCCGTATCGCTGCCACCTGCGCCGCCGCCCTGCTGGTGCTGGGCGGGGCTGCCGCGTGCGGTGACGACTCGTCGGCCGGCGCCGACGGCAACCGGGTCGACGTCGTCGCCGCCTTCTATCCGCTCCAGTTCGTCGCCGAACGGGTCGGCGGCGACGCCGTCGCGGTCACCAACCTCGTCAAGCCCGGCGCCGAGTCGCACGACCTCGAACTCAACCCGCAGCAGGTCGGCCAACTCACCGACGCCGAGGTGGTGATCTACCTCAAGGGGTTCCAGCCGGCGGTCGACGAGGCGGTCGACCAGCAGGCCGCCGACCGGGCCTTCGACGTCGCGACCGCCGTACCGCTGCTCGACGCCGCCGCCGGCGGTCACGACCACGACCACGAGGGCGAGGACGGGCACGACGACGGTCACGACGACCACGGCCACGAGGACGAGGCGAGCCCCGAGCCGACGGCCGCCGAGGACGACGGGCACGACCACGACACCAGCGGCAAGGACCCGCACTTCTGGCTCGACCCGACCCGGCTGGCGACGGTCGCCGACGAGTTCGCCAAGCGGCTCGGCGAGGTCGACGCGGACCGGGCCGCCGACTACACCGCCCGCGCCCAGGCGTTGCGCACCGAGTTGACCGCGCTGGACCAGGAGTACGAGCAGGGCCTGGCGACCTGCCAGCGCCGGGAGCTGGTGACCAGCCACAGCGCGTTCGGCTACCTCGCCGACCGTTACAAGCTGGAGCAGATCGGCATCACCGGCCTCACCCCGGAGGACGAGCCGTCGCCGCAGCGGCTGGCCGAGGTGACCGAGGAGGCCAAGCTCCACGGCGCCACCACGATCTTCTTCGAGACGCTGGTCAGCCCGAAGGTCGCCGAGACGATCGCCCGCGAGGTCGGGGCCCAGACGGCGGTCCTCGATCCGCTCGAGGGCCTTCAGGCCGGGAGCACCGGCGACTACCCGTCGGTCATGCGCGCCAACCTGACCACCCTCAAGCCGGCCCTCGGCTGCTCGTGACCGCTGGGCCGGCCGTCGCCGCACTCGACCCACGGCGTCCGGTGCGGTCGGACGCACCGTACGGTGGTGCGGTGAGCACGGCGGTTGTCGACGTCCGGCACGGGGTGGTCGCCTACGACGGCCGCCCCGTGCTGCGGGACGTCTCCCTGACGGTGGCCCCCGGTGAGGTGGTCGCCATCCTCGGTGCCAACGGGTCCGGCAAGTCCACCCTGGTCCGCGCCGCCCTCGGCCTGGTGCCGGTGGCCGGCGGCACGGTCACCCTGTTCGGTACGCCGCTGCGCCGGTTCCGGCAGTGGTGGCGGATCGGCTACGTGCCGCAGCGGATCGGGGCGGGCAGCGGCGTACCGGCCACGGTCGGCGAGGTGGTCGCCTCCGGGCGGCTGGCCCGGCGGGGCGTACTGCGGCCGGCCGGGGCCGCCGACCGGCGGGCGGTGACGGCGGCGCTGACCGCGGTCGGGCTCGCCGAGCGGGCCGGTGACCCGGTCGCCACCCTCTCCGGCGGGCAGCAGCAGCGCACGCTCATCGCCCGTGCGCTGGCCGGCGAGCCCGAGGCGCTGGTCCTCGACGAGCCGACCGCCGGGGTCGACGCGGCCAGCCAGGAGGCGTTCGCCGAGGCGCTACGCGGTTTCAAGGCCGGTGGCGGGACGGTGCTGCTGGTCGCCCACGAGTTGGGCCCGCTGCACCCGCTGGTCGACCGCGCGGTCGTCGTACACGACGGCGCGATCGCCCACGACGGGCCGGTGCCGGCCCCGGCCGGCCACCACGCGGCGCCCGACCACGACCACGTGCATCCGCACGCCGACGAGGAGCCTCCGACGGCCGGGACGTGGGGACGATGAGCCTCTTCCAGTACGACTTCATGATCCGCGCCCTGATCGGCGCGCTCGTCATCGGGCTGGCCGCGCCCGCCCTCGGGATCTATCTGGTGCAGCGCCGGATGTCGCTGATCGGCGACGGGGTCGGGCACGTCGCGCTGACCGGCGTCGGTGTCGGCCTGTTGCTCGACCGCTCCCCCGTGCTCACCGCGGTGCTGGTCGCGGCCGCCGGGGCGATCGCCATCGAACTGCTCCGCGAGCGCGGCCGCACCTCCGGCGACATGGCCCTCGCGCTGCTCTTCTACGGCGGTATCGCCGGCGGCGTGATGCTGGTCGGGCTGTCCGCCGACCGCAGCAACGCCAACCTGATGGCATACCTGTTCGGCTCGCTGACCACGACCAGCGAGCAAGACCTGTGGGTGATCGTCGGGCTGGCGGCGGCGGTCCTGGTGGCGATGGTGCTGCTGCGTCCGGCGCTGTTCGCCATCTGCCACGACGAGGAGTACGCCCGGGTGTCCGGGCTGCCGGTCCGGGCGCTGAACCTGCTGATCGCGGTGACCACGGCGGTGACCGTGACGATCGCGATGCGAACCGTCGGGCTGCTGCTGATCAGCGCCATGATGGTCGTCCCGGTGGCGGCGGCCCAGCAGGTCACCCGGGGCTTCAAGGCCACCATGGCCCTCGCGATGACGCTCGGGCTGCTCAGTGCCGGCTCCGGCGTCTGGCTGGCCGCGCAGGCCAACACCGCCCTCGGCGCGACGATCGTGGTCCTGGCGATCGCCGCCTTCCTCGGCATCGCGGTCGGGGCGGCGGTGTGGCGGTCGTTGCGCCGCCGTACGGTTCCCGCCGGCGCACCGGTCGCCGAGGTCGAGCCGCCGGAAGTCGTACTGAAGCACTGACCCGGCGGTCGGTCGGAGCGGCTCGCGGACCGTCCCCCGGCCGGTCCCCGACGACATTGGTTACCGTTACGGCATGACGAGCGGCAACGGCTACGAGGCGTACGAGGGCGCGGGCGAACTCCTACGTGCCCTGTCCGCTCCGATCCGGGTCGCCATCGTGACCGAACTGGCCGGCGGCGAGCGCTGCGTCCACGAACTGGTGGAGACGCTCGGCGCTCCCCAGCCCCTGGTCTCCCAGCATCTGCGGGTGTTGCGGGGCGCTGGCGTCGTGCGCGGATCGCGGCGCGGCCGGGAAATCGCCTACGCTCTCGTCGACGAACACGTCGCCCACATCGTCGCCGACGCGGTCAGCCATGCCCGGGAAGCGCGGTGAACGCGTTACCGTCGGGCGTCGGCACCCCCACCCGTCACCGCCGCCACGGGACCGGTCGAAGCGAGGAGATGTCAACATGACCGGTGACTCCACCGCGACCCGCAACACCCGGCAGCGCAGCGCGGTCAGCGCCCTGCTCGCCGAGGTCGAGGGCTTCCACAGCGCCCAGGACCTGCACGGCATGCTCCGCGACCGGGGCGAACGGGTCGGCCTGACCACCGTCTACCGCACGCTCCAGGGGCTCGCCGACGCCGGCGAGGTCGACGTGATGCGCCCGCCCGGCGGCGAGCACCTCTACCGCCGGTGCAGCGAGGGACACCACCACCACCTCGTCTGCCGGTCGTGCGGCCGGACCGTCGAGGTGGAGGGACCGGCCGTCGAGACGTGGGCGGAGCGGGTCGCCGCCCAGCACGGGTACGCCGACGTGAGCCACACCCTGGAGATCTTCGGCACCTGCCCGGAGTGCCGCCGCTGACCGGTGCCGCCAGCCGCCAGCCGGCAGCCGCCGGCCGGCACTGCGATGATCATCTGCTGCGCAGACCGACGACACGCCGGTCGGACAACGCCTGAACCGCAAACGATCAGGGCCGCCCCGACACCGCCAGGCGGCAGTGCTGCGAAACGGCACCGGTTGCGGCACGCTGTGCGGCGTGAAGATCTACGCTGACCGTTTCCCCACCGCCCTGCGCCAGTTCGTCACCGACCTGCTGGTCGTCGTCTGGGTCTACGCCGCCGTCCGGGCCGCGATGTGGCTGCACGACCTGGTGCAGAAGCTCGCCGTACCCGGGCAGAAGCTGGCGGGGGCCGGCGGCGGGCTGGCCGACAACCTGGCCGACGCCGGCGGCAAGGTCGGCCGGGTGCCGATCGTCGGCGACGAGCTGACCGCGCCGTTCGAGCGGGCGGCCGAGGCGGCCCGCTCGATGGCCGACGCCGGCCGCGAGCAGCAGGATCTGGTCGGCGACCTGGCGCTCGCGCTGGCCGTCGCGGTGCTGATCTTCCCGTTGGGGCTGGTGCTCTTCGGCTGGCTGCCGTTGCGCGTGCGGTGGGTCCGGCGGGCGAGCGCCGCGCGGGCGCTGCGGGCGGCGCCGGCCGGCCGGGACCTGCTCGCCCTGCGGGCGCTGGTCTCCCAGCCGCTCGGTCAGCTCACCCGAATCGACCCGGACGTGGCGGAGGCATGGCGGCGCGGCGACGACTCCACAGTGGAGGCACTGGCCGCCCTGGAGCTACGCGGCCTCGGCCTGCGCCCCGCGAAGCGCTGACGGGCCGCCGGTCGCGGTTCTCAGGGCCGCGGTACGGCGACGTCGGCCGGACGGGTCCGTTCGACGAGTTGGACCACGGCCACCCCGGCGACCAGGACGAGCAGGGCCAGCACCGACGCGACAGCCGGCCCCGCGATACCGGACGGCAGCGGTCCGGCCGCGGGGATCAGCCCGGAGAACGCCGAATCGAAGGAGAGTTGCGCGACGATCAGCAGGGTCACGATCGGCAGCAGGAGCGCGAACACCCGTCGCCGGACAGGTGGCGGGCCACCGGCGACGGCGGGCAGGAGCAGTACGGCGATCACCAGGTACGTCGCCCCCGCCAACATGGCACTCCGCCGTAGGTCCAGGGTGAGCAGAACGCCGTCCCGTACCCAGAGCAGCGATTCCGCCATCGGCGCGGACGCGGCGACCACTCGATCCCCGCCGATGCCGTCCACCATGCGGTGACGATATCGGCGCCGCACGCCCGGCATCGGCCTTTCGCCGGACGCGCGGCGCCACCGGTCAGTCGACCGGCGGGATGCGGCGGCGGACGTCACCCACAGTGGACGGTCCAGGCTCCCAGGCGGCCACCTGGTCGACGTCGGTGGCCGGGGTCACCACGCCGTCCTCCAGGAACGTGTACCGGCCGCCGAGGATCCGCTTCGCCGCCTTCACATCGATCGAGTCGGTGTTGTCCCACAACTCGGCGAAGAGCCGTTCGGCGCGCACCCGGGCCTGCCGGCAGAACAGGTCGGCCAGTTCCATCCCCTCCGGCCGGGTATCCCGCTCGGCCTTCGCCCGGACACAGGTCGCCGCCATCGCGAACAGTTCCGCGCCGATGTCGACGATCCTGGCCAGAAACGCCTGCTTGCGCTCCATCCGGCCCTGCCAGCGCGACATCGCGTAGAACGTGGAGCGGGCGAGTTTGCGCGACGTCCGCTCGACGTACCGCAGGTGACCGGCGAGCGGGCCGTACTCGGCGTACCCGGTCGGGGTCTGACCGCGCCCGACGGCCAGCGTCGGCAGCCACCGGGCGTAGAAGGCACCCGCCCGCGCGCCGGCGCGGGCCTTGCGGGCCAGGTCGGCGTCCGGGTCGATGATGTCGCCGGCGACCGACAGGTGGGCGTCGACCGCCTCACGGGCGATCAGCAGGTGCATGATCTCGGTGGAGCCCTCGAAGATCCGGTTGATCCGCAGGTCACGCAGGATCTGTTCGACGGCGGCCGGCCGCTCGCCGCGGGCCGCGAGCGAGTCGGCGGTCTCGTAGCCGCGACCGCCGCGGATCTGGATCAGTTCGTCGGCGACCTGCCAGGCGAGTTCGCTGGCGTAGAGCTTGACCAGGGCCGCCTCGATCCGGATGTCGTTGCGGTCGTCGTCGGCGAGCATGCAGCACAGGTCGAGCATGGTTTCCATGCCGTACGTGGTGGCGGCGATGAACGACAGTTTCTTGGCGACCGCCTCGTGCTCGCCGACCGGGCGGCCCCACTGGACCCGTTCGGCGGCCCACTCGCGGGCGACGTTCAGCGACCACTTGCCGGCGCCGACGCACATCGCGGGCAGCGACAGCCGGCCGGTGTTCAGCGTGGTCAGCGCGATCTTGAGTCCCTTGCCGACGCCGCCGATGACCTGGTCGGCCGGTACGAACACGTCGTGGAACCGGGTCACGCTGTTCTCCAGGCCGCGCAGGCCGAGGAACTCGTTGCGCCGCTCGACGGTGATGCCCGGTGAGTCGCCCTCGACGACGAAGGCGGTGATGCCGCCGCGCTGCCCGTCGCCGGCGGGCACCCGGGCCATCACCACCAGCAGGGTGGCGACGGTGCCGTTGGTGGCCCACAGCTTGACGCCGTTGAGCTTGAATCCACCCTCGACGGGTTCGGCGGTCGCACCGAGCCGGGCCGGGTCGGAACCGACGTCGGGCTCGGTGAGCAGGAACGCCGACACCTCCCCGGCGGCGAGCCGGGGCAGGAAGCGCTTCTTCTGCTCGGCGCTGCCGAACATCTTCAGCGGCTGCGGTACGCCGATCGACTGGTGTGCCGACAGCAGCGCGCCGATCGCCGGGCTGACCGAGCCGGCCAGCATCAGCGCCCGGCAGTAGTGCAGGTTGGACAGGCCGAGTCCGCCGTACTCCTCGTCGATCTTCATGCCGAAGGCGCCGAGCCGGCCGAGGCCCTGGAAGACCTCGTCGGGGATGCGGGCGTCGCGCTCGATCTGCGCGCCGTCGACCTCGGTGCGGACGTACTCGCCGAGCCGGGCGAGGAACTCGTCGGCCCTGGCCGTCTTCGCCGGGTCGGGCTGCGGCCACGGGTCGATCAGGTCGAGCCGGAGCCGGCCGAGAAAGAGTTCCTTGCCGAAGCTGGGCTTGCCCCACTCGGTTTCCCGGGCTGCCTCCGCGACCTGCCGGGCCTCCTTCTCCGAGACCTGACCCGCCTCCTGCGGCAGTGGTCCGGCACCGCCGTCGATCCCACCCGCCGCCGGGCGTTCGTCCTGCGTCGTCGTCACGGCAACCCCCTCCGGGTACGGCTCAGCGTGCTGCTTCCCACCACGCTACTGACCGGTAATACCCAGCACAGGGTCTGTTGATTCAGCATCTGAACGGTCAAGATCAGGGCGGCCCAGACGCGAGGCCACCCAGAAGGCACGGCAACGCCGGAAGTCGCCCAACTGTCGCGCAGGCGACAGATCGAAGGCCAAAGATTACTTAAGGTGACTTCGCCAACACCCAGCGAGCCGCCGGTAAGCGAGGTGCATGAGCCCAGATGCCGCGAAAGACGACCAAACGCGACGCAGCAATAATAATCCTCGGACTAATTGCCTTCTTCGTATTTTACGCAATAAGCTCTTTCAGTAGCGGCGACTGGCGCAGCGGCATCGGCGCACTCGCATGCGTCCTCGGATTCATATTGTGGTTGACGATTACCCAAATTCCAACCACCTGCGGCGTACGACTGAAGCGCAATCGCGGCTTCTGCCCAAACGATATCACCGGCCTATTCTTCGGCTGCGGCTCCGGCAAGCACACCTGGACCCGCCCCCTGGCACTGATAGGCCTCGGCAGAAAGGCGCCGCCCGTGCGCCATCAGCAGGTAGTGGGCGATCGAAACACGCAGTCTTCCGCCAACGCGCCCGCCGCCGCAGGGGAAACCCCCAACGTGAACGAGAACGGCCGCAACCGAATCCTCTTCTGGGCCACCATTGCCGCAACCG is a window from the Polymorphospora rubra genome containing:
- a CDS encoding type II toxin-antitoxin system VapB family antitoxin — translated: MTRTVIDLDDATLALAQRQLGTKTKRETINRALAIAAGTSADDRARGLAWLRDNAEHILDFEVLEENERAGR
- a CDS encoding PIN domain nuclease, giving the protein MSYLADTSAVWRLLRGQIGEPWSRYVAQGLVAICPAVEAELMSSVRTERDYEPFFAVLRQAFSWCPTLDDPWRQILAVQRDLVRIGHHRGPSPMDILIALTAQEQRLTLLHVDADFDSIAKVRPGLPMIRIDQTVPD
- the dusB gene encoding tRNA dihydrouridine synthase DusB, with protein sequence MTTTAPAAVRPLTLGPHEVWPPVVLAPMAGITNVAFRRLCREQGGGIYVCEMITTRALVEKNPKTLRMIAFAPDERPRSLQLYGTDPEITAAAVRMVVERDLADHVDLNFGCPVPKVTRRGGGAALPWRHRLFARIVRGAVAAAAPAGIPVTVKMRKGIDDDHLTYVEAGLAAQDAGVAAVALHGRTAAQRYSGTADWDAIATLKQALDVPVLGNGDIWEADDALRMVDHTGVDGVVVGRGCLGRPWLFADLEAAFDARRVAGEMPGGTPVTKPVLPDLGQVATVMRRHAELLVEWFGGRWEPERDGCTDFRKHVAWYLKGFSVGSDLRRSLAMISSLAELDDLLGRLDPTEPFPTTVLGQPRGRTNSPGRVHLPDGWLADRDSDAVPAGAELDDSGG
- a CDS encoding glycine--tRNA ligase, coding for MPADRIDAIVSLAKRRGFVFPSSEIYGGTRSAWDYGPLGVELKENVRRQWWRTMVQQRDDIVGLDSAVILSRDVWAASGHLDAFVDPLTECQSCHKRFRADHLEEAYEAKQGRPPAGLAELNCPNCGNKGTFTEPRMFNGLMKTYLGPVESEEGLHYLRPETAQGIFVNYNNVATAARKKPPFGIAQVGKSFRNEITPGNFIFRTREFEQMEMEFFVEPGSDEQWHEYWLQERWNWYIDLGLSESNLRFYEHPKEKLSHYSKRTVDIEYRFLFGGTEFSELEGIANRTDFDLTTHSKHSGVDLSYFDQEKQERWVPYVIEPAAGLTRAVLAFLLEAYDEDEAPNTKGGVDKRTVMRFDPRLAPVKVAVLPLSRNPDLSPKARDLSATLRKRWVVEFDDSQAIGRRYRRQDEIGTPFCVTVDFETLDDNAVTIRDRDTMTQERVSLDQVERYLLERLPGC
- a CDS encoding antibiotic biosynthesis monooxygenase family protein; translated protein: MLVLNRFVVDEDGAETFADRAHAALAALARRPGYRRGELVRALDDPRYWSLVTQWESVGAYRRALGDFDVKITAIPLLAESVDEPSAYESLATAEPGGEVVVGTSDRAVNPGR
- a CDS encoding DUF6703 family protein; amino-acid sequence: MQPTHRGVPARLARINPTAAFLAALALVLVGLLAPGIIGGGILLVLAAALVALMALTWPVQPPATRVLRLAVIALVLAAAFLKIL
- a CDS encoding metal ABC transporter substrate-binding protein; the encoded protein is MFERSTPRIAATCAAALLVLGGAAACGDDSSAGADGNRVDVVAAFYPLQFVAERVGGDAVAVTNLVKPGAESHDLELNPQQVGQLTDAEVVIYLKGFQPAVDEAVDQQAADRAFDVATAVPLLDAAAGGHDHDHEGEDGHDDGHDDHGHEDEASPEPTAAEDDGHDHDTSGKDPHFWLDPTRLATVADEFAKRLGEVDADRAADYTARAQALRTELTALDQEYEQGLATCQRRELVTSHSAFGYLADRYKLEQIGITGLTPEDEPSPQRLAEVTEEAKLHGATTIFFETLVSPKVAETIAREVGAQTAVLDPLEGLQAGSTGDYPSVMRANLTTLKPALGCS
- a CDS encoding metal ABC transporter ATP-binding protein, whose translation is MSTAVVDVRHGVVAYDGRPVLRDVSLTVAPGEVVAILGANGSGKSTLVRAALGLVPVAGGTVTLFGTPLRRFRQWWRIGYVPQRIGAGSGVPATVGEVVASGRLARRGVLRPAGAADRRAVTAALTAVGLAERAGDPVATLSGGQQQRTLIARALAGEPEALVLDEPTAGVDAASQEAFAEALRGFKAGGGTVLLVAHELGPLHPLVDRAVVVHDGAIAHDGPVPAPAGHHAAPDHDHVHPHADEEPPTAGTWGR
- a CDS encoding metal ABC transporter permease; translation: MSLFQYDFMIRALIGALVIGLAAPALGIYLVQRRMSLIGDGVGHVALTGVGVGLLLDRSPVLTAVLVAAAGAIAIELLRERGRTSGDMALALLFYGGIAGGVMLVGLSADRSNANLMAYLFGSLTTTSEQDLWVIVGLAAAVLVAMVLLRPALFAICHDEEYARVSGLPVRALNLLIAVTTAVTVTIAMRTVGLLLISAMMVVPVAAAQQVTRGFKATMALAMTLGLLSAGSGVWLAAQANTALGATIVVLAIAAFLGIAVGAAVWRSLRRRTVPAGAPVAEVEPPEVVLKH
- a CDS encoding ArsR/SmtB family transcription factor, whose protein sequence is MTSGNGYEAYEGAGELLRALSAPIRVAIVTELAGGERCVHELVETLGAPQPLVSQHLRVLRGAGVVRGSRRGREIAYALVDEHVAHIVADAVSHAREAR
- a CDS encoding Fur family transcriptional regulator, producing MTGDSTATRNTRQRSAVSALLAEVEGFHSAQDLHGMLRDRGERVGLTTVYRTLQGLADAGEVDVMRPPGGEHLYRRCSEGHHHHLVCRSCGRTVEVEGPAVETWAERVAAQHGYADVSHTLEIFGTCPECRR